A genomic stretch from Desulfatiglans sp. includes:
- the smc gene encoding chromosome segregation protein SMC, producing the protein MRIKRLSIMGFKSFKDKVDIPFPAGISAVVGPNGCGKSNIADAIRWAMGEQSARQLRGRSMEDVIFSGAGEFKPLGMAEVSLVFENGNGSLPGEFAGEEEVSVTRRLYRSGESEYMLNNVPCRLKDVQEIFMDTGLGNKSYSIISQGRIGSIVEQKPEETRLMIEEAAGITRFKKKEAEARRKLELTRENLNRVEDILSEVQTQMRSLKRQAGKAIRYKEIGSEIRRLELVLNANMYNDLINASGENRKSADSLIENEVTLTTTISVLQGRIESMNLELDDKDQVISGLNNTYLSLKEEFAKKESALESMSKEKEMQAGLEERHNREIEDIRRRLVTLGEEKALLQEKIIRLREDARTCQEEISVIEGRMKGRKELLTEIKEEYEVTRTRVNTGVSKEAGLSKELDYLNKRILEITDRKARIEGEKNELDANIQTLMETSTKKGELREELSRKLNDIGNDIREREERTNELDAIRKSSENELKTIENEYNTVKTRLAGLKSLNENYEGYQVGVRTIMKANDLSAKNEGRVLGLVADVIKVDSRYEQAVEAVLSDRLQYILVENQEDGKEAVRYLKDKARGRGSFISVSDINGNGNGHGHNGYPLLKDVVNVTDKYKPVVNMLMGDIALAENLDQAVDAWRSNGRNTTLVTPDGDLVDRHGIISGGKLGAHGLLARKREITELEEKVTELAKKVSEAKERLEGIQLQQEELKVALSRLREEKSKCQDQLNELDKVIFQLSNKLDQFERLSERLAKELEERLHEEAKHTEAIDRNKNELIQCGEKRQREEEFLLQKKRELDECEREFDEIREELEAAKMKFRVSVEEGKGLNREIERIDNYHEEAQNRLDKIAEDIKECQAKQRSFIEREDVLRENISKYYEKLRDAKEMVDNAQQERNLFHVDMRENEKRLEGIREELDLLKEKISITRMEQSKIDVRMENLVEQAREKANLNLSEIYMDYLDEDYNEQTVRELLDHQKEQREKLGEVNLMAIQEHEAQSERYEFILKQKEDLVTSIESIMQAIRKINRTCLERFTTTFAEINEQLKNVFPILFNGGQAWMTLTDEANPLESGVLVEVRPPGKKVSHMGLLSGGEKALVAMALLFAIYLIKPSPFCLLDEVDAPLDEANVDRFNDLLKEIRKYSQVLMITHNRRSMEIVDSLFGVTMENAGVSKMVAVNLNGNINN; encoded by the coding sequence ATGAGAATAAAAAGGCTCTCTATCATGGGTTTTAAGTCATTCAAGGATAAGGTTGATATACCCTTTCCGGCTGGTATAAGTGCGGTTGTCGGGCCGAACGGCTGCGGGAAAAGCAATATTGCCGATGCAATCAGGTGGGCAATGGGTGAACAGAGCGCCAGGCAGCTGCGTGGCCGCAGCATGGAGGATGTTATCTTCAGCGGTGCAGGTGAGTTCAAACCCCTGGGAATGGCAGAGGTCTCTCTTGTCTTTGAAAACGGGAACGGGTCGCTGCCAGGAGAATTTGCCGGTGAGGAAGAGGTCTCCGTTACAAGGCGCCTGTACCGCTCCGGTGAAAGCGAATACATGCTCAATAATGTCCCGTGCAGACTCAAGGATGTCCAGGAGATATTCATGGACACCGGTCTCGGAAACAAAAGCTACTCTATAATCAGCCAGGGCCGCATAGGCTCTATAGTTGAACAGAAACCGGAAGAAACAAGGCTCATGATTGAAGAGGCAGCCGGTATTACAAGGTTCAAAAAGAAGGAGGCAGAGGCCCGCAGAAAGCTTGAGCTTACAAGGGAAAACCTTAACAGGGTTGAGGACATACTTTCCGAGGTCCAGACCCAGATGAGGTCATTAAAGAGGCAGGCCGGAAAGGCGATCAGGTACAAGGAGATAGGCTCTGAAATACGCAGGCTTGAACTTGTGCTTAATGCAAATATGTACAATGACCTTATAAATGCCTCTGGCGAAAACAGGAAATCTGCGGACAGCCTCATTGAAAATGAGGTTACTTTAACGACCACCATCTCTGTTTTGCAGGGCAGAATAGAGAGCATGAACCTTGAGCTGGATGACAAAGACCAGGTCATTTCAGGGCTCAACAATACATACCTCTCCCTTAAGGAAGAATTTGCGAAAAAGGAATCTGCCCTTGAATCCATGTCAAAAGAAAAGGAGATGCAGGCAGGGCTTGAAGAGCGCCATAACAGGGAGATCGAGGATATCAGAAGAAGGCTTGTCACCCTTGGTGAAGAAAAAGCGCTGCTCCAGGAAAAGATTATAAGGCTGAGAGAGGATGCGCGCACATGTCAGGAGGAGATCAGCGTTATTGAAGGAAGGATGAAGGGCCGCAAAGAGCTTTTGACAGAGATCAAGGAAGAGTATGAGGTAACACGCACAAGGGTTAATACCGGCGTCTCAAAAGAGGCGGGCTTAAGCAAGGAGCTTGACTACCTGAACAAAAGAATACTTGAGATTACCGACAGAAAGGCAAGGATTGAAGGCGAGAAAAATGAACTGGATGCCAATATCCAGACCCTAATGGAGACCTCCACAAAAAAGGGAGAATTAAGAGAAGAACTATCCCGGAAGCTGAACGACATAGGTAATGACATACGTGAAAGGGAAGAGCGCACTAACGAGCTTGATGCCATTAGAAAGTCATCAGAGAATGAACTCAAGACCATAGAAAACGAATATAACACAGTAAAGACGAGGCTGGCCGGCCTTAAGTCCCTGAATGAAAATTATGAAGGTTATCAGGTGGGCGTCAGGACCATCATGAAGGCAAATGACCTTTCAGCCAAAAATGAGGGCCGTGTATTAGGTCTTGTTGCGGATGTTATAAAGGTTGATTCAAGATATGAACAGGCAGTAGAGGCGGTTCTCTCTGACAGGCTCCAGTACATACTGGTGGAGAACCAGGAGGATGGCAAAGAGGCGGTAAGGTACCTCAAGGATAAAGCAAGGGGTCGCGGCAGTTTCATCTCTGTGAGTGATATAAATGGAAACGGAAACGGGCATGGCCACAACGGGTACCCTCTTTTAAAGGATGTGGTAAATGTCACTGATAAATACAAACCTGTTGTAAACATGCTCATGGGGGATATCGCCCTTGCAGAAAACCTTGATCAGGCGGTTGACGCATGGAGAAGCAATGGCAGAAATACCACCCTTGTTACACCGGATGGAGACCTTGTAGACCGGCACGGGATAATAAGCGGCGGCAAGCTCGGTGCGCATGGGCTCCTGGCCAGGAAAAGGGAGATCACCGAGCTTGAGGAAAAGGTGACGGAGCTCGCTAAAAAGGTTTCAGAGGCAAAGGAGCGCCTTGAAGGTATACAGCTTCAGCAGGAAGAGCTTAAGGTAGCCCTTTCAAGGCTCAGGGAAGAAAAATCCAAATGCCAGGATCAGCTCAATGAACTGGACAAGGTGATTTTTCAGCTCAGCAATAAACTTGATCAGTTTGAACGTCTTTCAGAAAGGCTTGCCAAGGAGCTGGAAGAGAGGCTTCATGAAGAGGCAAAGCATACCGAGGCCATCGACAGGAATAAAAATGAACTGATCCAGTGCGGGGAGAAAAGACAGAGGGAAGAGGAGTTCCTTTTACAGAAGAAGAGGGAGCTTGATGAATGCGAACGGGAGTTTGATGAGATCCGCGAAGAGCTCGAAGCGGCAAAGATGAAATTCAGAGTCTCTGTGGAAGAGGGAAAAGGGCTTAACCGGGAGATCGAAAGGATCGACAATTACCATGAAGAGGCGCAGAACAGGCTGGACAAGATCGCAGAGGATATAAAGGAGTGCCAGGCAAAACAGAGGTCATTTATTGAAAGGGAAGATGTATTAAGGGAGAATATCAGTAAATACTATGAAAAGCTCAGGGATGCCAAAGAAATGGTGGATAATGCCCAGCAGGAGAGAAACCTATTTCATGTTGACATGCGCGAGAATGAAAAGAGGCTTGAAGGCATCAGGGAAGAGCTGGATCTCCTTAAAGAAAAAATAAGCATCACAAGAATGGAGCAGTCAAAGATAGATGTAAGGATGGAAAACCTGGTGGAGCAGGCAAGGGAAAAGGCAAATCTTAACCTTTCCGAAATCTACATGGACTACCTTGATGAAGACTATAATGAGCAGACAGTCAGGGAACTGCTTGACCACCAGAAGGAGCAGCGTGAGAAGCTAGGCGAGGTAAACCTTATGGCCATACAGGAACATGAGGCACAGAGTGAACGTTACGAATTTATCCTGAAGCAGAAAGAGGACCTCGTTACCTCTATTGAATCTATCATGCAGGCCATCAGAAAGATCAACAGGACCTGCCTTGAAAGGTTTACCACCACATTTGCAGAGATCAACGAGCAGCTTAAAAATGTATTTCCCATCCTCTTTAACGGCGGACAGGCATGGATGACCCTGACCGATGAGGCCAACCCGCTTGAGAGCGGCGTCCTGGTAGAGGTACGGCCTCCCGGGAAAAAGGTAAGCCACATGGGTCTGCTTTCAGGCGGTGAAAAGGCACTGGTAGCAATGGCGCTGCTCTTTGCAATTTATCTCATCAAACCAAGCCCGTTCTGCCTCCTGGATGAGGTGGATGCACCCCTTGATGAGGCCAATGTTGACAGGTTCAATGACCTTTTAAAGGAGATAAGAAAGTACTCCCAGGTGCTCATGATAACCCATAACCGCCGCTCCATGGAAATCGTGGACAGCCTTTTCGGTGTCACCATGGAAAACGCAGGCGTTTCAAAGATGGTTGCGGTTAACCTTAACGGGAACATAAACAATTAA
- a CDS encoding universal stress protein yields MTKNKRPKKILFPAKKILCTTDLSEPSYEGISAAAIIAETLPAELILIHVVPPVFHGGSTLAPAGFDAREYYEEMKEIAKNNLEEHIKKQIPKEIKVKILIKEGNAPDQIVKTAEKEDVDLIVMATHGWTGWRRFIFGSVAEKVVRLSTIPVLTIPEP; encoded by the coding sequence TTGACAAAAAATAAGAGACCTAAAAAGATTCTATTCCCGGCTAAAAAAATCCTCTGCACCACCGATCTTAGCGAACCGTCATATGAAGGGATTTCTGCTGCTGCTATAATAGCAGAGACCCTCCCGGCAGAGCTTATCTTGATACATGTTGTGCCCCCTGTTTTCCATGGAGGTTCCACACTTGCTCCTGCCGGGTTTGATGCAAGGGAATACTATGAGGAGATGAAGGAGATCGCAAAAAATAATCTGGAAGAACATATAAAAAAGCAGATACCCAAAGAGATAAAGGTAAAGATATTGATAAAGGAGGGGAATGCCCCTGATCAAATAGTAAAGACCGCTGAAAAAGAAGATGTTGACCTCATAGTTATGGCAACACATGGCTGGACAGGGTGGCGAAGGTTTATTTTCGGTTCAGTCGCTGAAAAGGTGGTCAGGCTTTCAACCATTCCGGTTCTCACAATACCGGAACCCTGA
- a CDS encoding response regulator: MVSGGVLTKEWLKDHLAIEEAVSKISRIFLSSDSVELKDVLTVIGNACSVSRTGIFCFSDNSDEIDEIHEWCSASLPSGHEKEADQRFYRWLVGRLRHDNIVMVPDTAILMDGMESEGSILSSRGTRAILAIPVDSPTDSFLGVIYFEELEKPREWLGEEVQTFRVISGMISNYWERRNVLEALAKSEKRYKELYEESKKAEELYRSLINSSADAIVISDLTGKINYVSPSFTHLFGWDLYEINSGDIRFIPVDEKPDYDRMISGIIDSGIPCQDMETRRYTKDKRMLNVSLSASRYDDHEGKPAGILYLLRDISERKHLEAQLIQAQKMEAIGTLAGGIAHDFNNSLQAIFACTEILLLGKKAGDPDHSKLVTIEKAIQRASKLTKRLLIFGRKMDNETMPINLNNEIDQISQILKRTIPKMISIKFDLNDKIGMINADPNQLEQVMMNLSINARDAMPEGGELTFRTEIAVIEDGTAAKCTGLPEGDYVLLTISDTGTGMESSTIEHIFEPFFTTKKVGEGTGLGLSMVYGIVKSHGGHISCKSAPGKGTSFMIYLPVIKKSMDLDRVVEVEPIQRGANENILFVDDDETTREAVGELLKQSGYSVFTASGCEEAIKIYSENMEKIDLVISDLIMPGMGGKKMVETILAINPLAKIIIASGYNVQESAVCAREWGAKDFLSKPYEINRMLKTLKNVLN, encoded by the coding sequence ATGGTTTCGGGAGGCGTTTTAACTAAGGAGTGGTTAAAGGATCATTTAGCAATTGAAGAGGCTGTATCAAAGATATCAAGGATCTTTCTCTCGTCGGACAGTGTTGAGCTTAAAGATGTCCTTACTGTTATCGGTAATGCATGTTCAGTAAGCAGGACAGGTATTTTCTGCTTCAGTGATAATTCAGACGAAATCGATGAGATTCATGAATGGTGCAGCGCATCCTTACCCTCTGGACATGAAAAGGAAGCGGATCAGCGCTTCTACAGGTGGCTCGTTGGCAGGTTAAGGCACGATAACATAGTAATGGTGCCTGATACAGCGATACTCATGGATGGAATGGAGTCCGAGGGTAGTATACTGAGCTCAAGAGGTACCAGGGCCATTCTCGCTATACCTGTTGATTCGCCAACTGACTCCTTTTTAGGTGTAATCTATTTTGAAGAGCTGGAAAAGCCGAGGGAATGGCTGGGTGAAGAGGTCCAGACCTTCCGCGTAATATCCGGCATGATCAGTAACTACTGGGAGAGGAGAAATGTCCTTGAGGCTCTGGCAAAGAGTGAGAAGAGGTATAAGGAGCTGTATGAGGAATCAAAAAAGGCGGAAGAGCTCTACAGGTCCCTTATTAACTCGTCTGCGGATGCAATTGTCATATCAGATCTAACAGGTAAAATAAACTATGTCAGCCCCTCATTTACCCACCTATTCGGCTGGGACCTTTATGAAATAAACAGTGGGGATATTCGATTTATTCCGGTGGATGAAAAACCTGACTATGACCGGATGATATCAGGCATAATAGATTCAGGCATTCCATGCCAGGACATGGAGACAAGGAGATATACAAAAGATAAGCGCATGCTCAATGTAAGCCTGAGCGCTTCAAGATATGATGACCACGAGGGAAAGCCTGCTGGGATCCTGTATCTATTGCGTGATATAAGCGAGCGAAAGCATCTGGAGGCACAGCTTATCCAGGCACAGAAGATGGAGGCCATAGGCACACTTGCGGGTGGCATTGCCCATGATTTCAATAACAGCCTCCAGGCAATATTTGCATGTACCGAGATCCTTTTACTGGGGAAAAAGGCGGGGGACCCTGATCATTCAAAACTTGTCACCATTGAAAAGGCGATACAGAGGGCAAGTAAGCTTACCAAGAGGCTTTTAATATTTGGTCGCAAGATGGATAACGAGACAATGCCCATCAACCTCAATAACGAGATAGATCAGATATCCCAGATACTCAAACGCACCATACCCAAAATGATCAGTATAAAGTTTGATCTTAATGATAAAATCGGCATGATAAACGCTGACCCGAATCAGCTTGAGCAGGTTATGATGAACCTGAGCATAAATGCCCGTGATGCCATGCCAGAAGGGGGCGAACTTACCTTCAGGACAGAGATCGCTGTCATAGAAGATGGGACAGCAGCAAAGTGCACAGGGCTGCCTGAAGGGGACTATGTGCTGCTCACCATATCAGATACCGGCACAGGCATGGAAAGCTCCACCATTGAACACATATTTGAGCCTTTTTTTACCACAAAAAAGGTGGGGGAGGGTACTGGTCTTGGGCTTTCGATGGTATATGGCATAGTTAAAAGCCATGGCGGCCATATCTCATGTAAAAGCGCCCCGGGCAAGGGTACCTCCTTTATGATTTACCTTCCTGTTATAAAGAAGAGCATGGATCTGGACAGGGTTGTAGAGGTAGAACCAATACAAAGGGGGGCAAATGAGAATATCCTCTTTGTAGATGATGATGAGACAACAAGAGAGGCTGTTGGGGAGCTTCTGAAGCAGTCAGGTTACAGTGTGTTTACCGCATCCGGCTGTGAAGAGGCAATAAAGATATATTCGGAGAACATGGAGAAGATCGATCTTGTCATATCAGACCTCATCATGCCCGGTATGGGAGGCAAAAAAATGGTTGAAACCATACTTGCAATAAACCCGCTCGCAAAAATTATTATTGCAAGCGGTTATAATGTGCAGGAGTCTGCGGTGTGTGCAAGGGAATGGGGCGCAAAGGATTTTCTAAGCAAGCCCTATGAGATAAACAGGATGTTGAAGACACTTAAGAATGTGCTTAATTAG
- a CDS encoding sigma-54-dependent Fis family transcriptional regulator, with translation MSAKILVIDDEESIRFTFRAHLTQEGHEVFTSNDYASAIEVIEKNNLDLIFADLILKGHTGIEILGKVKELGLTCPVIMMTGNPSIETTTEAVRLGAFDYLLKPIHKEPLLRATKIALSHKNLSDMKRSVEEENERIRNNLEAIFRSVNDGIITFTSDMKVIDANDAVEKICKMEPKGLMGKNISRMETHCSKACQNILSGTIKNQSTIRESRIECRQAEQIHQVVSITSSPLISRNGESIGAVMVIRDETRLNDLENELRVRHQFHNIIGKSSRMQEIYRLLMDLSLTDTTVLITGESGTGKELIAKALHYSGPRAFKPMITVNCSALAETLLESELFGHVKGAFTGALKHKVGRFQAADHGTIFLDEIGDIAPTVQLKLLRVIQEKELERVGDSQSIKVDVRIITSTNQPLKQKVERGEFREDLYYRLKVVEIVLPPLRERPEDIELLVIHFCGLFNTKFGKGIDGVTDDVLDAFMQYGWPGNIRELEHAVEHAFVLCHGNTITIDHIPPEIREPYGSTKGRAVSYNKGSYNSGNHHNIMDALKKAEGNRAKAARLLGISRQTLYRKMREKDIH, from the coding sequence ATGAGCGCAAAGATACTGGTAATTGATGACGAAGAGAGCATAAGATTCACATTCAGGGCACACCTTACCCAGGAGGGTCATGAGGTGTTTACCTCGAATGATTATGCATCTGCCATTGAGGTCATAGAAAAAAACAACCTTGACCTGATCTTTGCAGATCTTATTCTGAAAGGTCATACTGGTATTGAGATCCTTGGAAAGGTAAAGGAGCTGGGGCTAACCTGCCCTGTGATCATGATGACAGGCAACCCCAGTATTGAGACAACAACAGAGGCGGTCAGGCTTGGGGCCTTTGATTATCTGTTAAAACCCATACACAAAGAGCCCCTTCTGCGTGCTACAAAGATAGCCCTGAGCCACAAGAACCTCTCTGACATGAAAAGGTCTGTAGAGGAGGAAAACGAGAGGATCAGAAACAACCTTGAGGCCATATTCAGGAGCGTCAATGACGGTATAATAACATTCACAAGTGACATGAAGGTGATTGATGCAAATGATGCGGTAGAAAAGATCTGCAAAATGGAACCAAAGGGGCTTATGGGGAAGAATATCTCACGGATGGAGACCCATTGCAGCAAGGCCTGCCAGAATATCCTTTCAGGGACCATAAAAAACCAGTCTACGATCCGTGAATCGCGCATAGAGTGCAGGCAGGCGGAACAGATCCATCAGGTGGTCTCCATAACCAGCTCGCCACTTATCAGCAGGAATGGTGAATCGATCGGCGCTGTAATGGTTATAAGGGATGAGACCAGGCTTAATGACCTTGAAAATGAACTGAGGGTACGGCACCAGTTTCATAATATAATAGGCAAAAGCAGCAGGATGCAGGAGATATACAGGCTCTTAATGGACCTTTCCCTTACAGATACCACGGTGCTAATTACAGGTGAAAGCGGCACAGGAAAGGAGCTTATTGCAAAGGCCCTCCATTACAGCGGGCCAAGGGCCTTTAAGCCCATGATCACTGTAAACTGCTCTGCCCTGGCAGAAACCTTGCTTGAAAGCGAGCTGTTCGGCCATGTAAAGGGGGCATTTACAGGCGCACTAAAGCACAAGGTGGGGAGGTTTCAGGCTGCTGATCATGGTACCATATTCCTGGATGAAATAGGCGATATCGCCCCAACTGTACAATTAAAGCTCCTGAGGGTAATTCAGGAAAAGGAGCTTGAACGGGTGGGTGATTCGCAGTCCATAAAGGTGGATGTAAGGATAATAACCAGCACCAATCAGCCACTTAAACAGAAGGTGGAAAGGGGTGAATTCAGGGAAGACCTCTATTACAGGCTCAAGGTTGTTGAGATAGTCCTTCCGCCTTTAAGGGAAAGACCAGAGGATATAGAGCTGCTGGTGATACACTTCTGCGGTCTCTTTAACACAAAATTCGGCAAAGGGATCGATGGTGTTACAGATGATGTCCTGGATGCCTTCATGCAATATGGATGGCCCGGAAACATCAGGGAGCTTGAACATGCAGTAGAACACGCTTTTGTGCTGTGTCACGGCAATACAATCACCATAGACCATATACCCCCTGAAATCAGAGAGCCTTATGGTTCAACAAAAGGCAGGGCAGTCAGTTACAACAAGGGAAGTTACAATTCCGGTAACCACCATAATATTATGGATGCCCTGAAAAAGGCAGAAGGGAACAGGGCAAAAGCAGCGAGGCTATTAGGCATAAGCAGGCAGACCCTCTATAGAAAAATGAGGGAAAAGGATATCCATTGA
- the ftsY gene encoding signal recognition particle-docking protein FtsY: protein MFGFGKKKVETVIEPVEEKTGFFSRLKQGLKKTRDGFTGRLDRLFLGKKEIDAELLDELEEILFTSDLGVEASKELIELIREGVERKNLDNPSQLKAALKEKIIEFLTIAEPEEKEPKQGEPLVIMMIGVNGVGKTTTIGKVAALYTNEGKKVMLAAGDTFRAAAAEQLAIWGERVGADVIRQNEGADPSAVVYDAVSAAVSRQIDILLIDTAGRLHTKVNLMEELGKIYRVAGKKLPGAPHQVWLVLDATTGQNAISQAEIFHKTLGLNGIILTKLDGTAKGGIVVGISRQLGIPIKYIGVGEKMDDLRPFNAKDFAEAIFSE, encoded by the coding sequence ATGTTCGGATTCGGAAAAAAAAAGGTTGAAACAGTTATAGAGCCTGTTGAAGAAAAAACGGGCTTTTTCAGTCGCCTGAAACAGGGGCTTAAAAAGACAAGGGATGGGTTTACAGGCAGGCTTGACCGGCTTTTTCTCGGTAAAAAAGAGATAGATGCAGAACTCCTTGACGAGCTTGAAGAGATACTTTTCACTTCTGACCTCGGGGTAGAGGCATCAAAGGAGCTTATTGAGCTTATAAGAGAAGGGGTGGAGAGGAAGAACCTTGATAACCCATCACAGCTAAAGGCCGCACTTAAAGAAAAGATAATAGAGTTCCTTACCATAGCTGAACCGGAGGAAAAAGAGCCAAAACAGGGTGAACCCCTGGTTATCATGATGATTGGCGTGAACGGTGTGGGTAAAACCACCACAATCGGCAAGGTGGCAGCGCTTTATACAAATGAGGGTAAAAAGGTGATGCTTGCAGCAGGAGACACCTTCAGGGCTGCTGCGGCTGAACAACTCGCCATCTGGGGTGAAAGGGTTGGAGCGGATGTAATAAGGCAGAATGAAGGGGCAGACCCATCTGCAGTGGTTTATGATGCGGTGAGCGCTGCTGTAAGCAGGCAGATCGATATCCTGCTGATAGATACGGCCGGAAGGCTGCATACAAAGGTAAACCTGATGGAGGAGCTGGGCAAGATCTACAGGGTGGCAGGTAAAAAGCTTCCCGGTGCGCCCCACCAGGTCTGGCTTGTTTTGGATGCCACAACCGGGCAGAATGCCATCTCACAGGCAGAGATATTCCACAAGACCCTTGGCCTTAACGGAATAATCCTGACAAAACTGGATGGCACAGCCAAGGGGGGGATTGTAGTGGGCATTTCCAGACAGCTTGGCATACCAATAAAATATATTGGTGTTGGTGAAAAAATGGATGATTTAAGGCCATTTAATGCAAAGGATTTTGCCGAGGCAATTTTTTCAGAATAG
- a CDS encoding LysM peptidoglycan-binding domain-containing protein, whose translation MNRKSGKCPLISFFAVTLFFVFFPFTLVSAEGENEETYSIDLVQTAEVSKEIVDLDDKKVLTETYVAKDGDHIWQILRSREVFNKNKLGDILYALKKLNKSLDNMDMIHPGQKIVIPLIITPVAGRKPPVNSEGIETISITDLENPDLYTVMPGDSIIRILDKKYSMPESEFYNEYLDQLKKLNPSLTDLNTIYPGQKVRLPIYSPKIVRGKIREGAPKKEEDKEGINMQNKEMGYHLGRIFTLIGEEWLNQGKHYIPIRTGGQIDLNTETYPIISLRNGDKIIVDIYSTLPEKMAELITSNWESYRIIHIADTDDLGKALDKAIAASNFSKVYGKDESLVFEDGFRLEITADWIIRTVPEASDEKISIICLNLGDKGQKNIPASLNRYLEGHGIRIINYPEKEAGEEETLPEKSPVSLGNSLNRVIEKILELAEQPFSGKRDIPIYSEEGSDFNLTIKADYIFNRKGREHIIDMNGLEEDVIKLLKEGGFSVLSLAGETELLKVTGRVLGFLGEEWSDTEQGFYALPKEGQGNVRLIIPGVIYRDIKGRVNLFTFIRPIREISGLLAGNVDSIFIFSRPEEAGENERKDTGN comes from the coding sequence ATGAATAGAAAATCTGGAAAATGCCCTCTGATATCTTTTTTTGCGGTAACACTCTTTTTTGTTTTTTTCCCTTTTACCCTTGTTTCTGCTGAGGGTGAAAACGAGGAGACATATTCCATTGATCTGGTGCAAACCGCTGAGGTATCAAAGGAAATCGTTGATCTGGATGATAAAAAGGTGCTTACTGAGACCTATGTGGCAAAGGATGGAGACCATATCTGGCAGATACTGAGGAGCAGAGAGGTCTTTAATAAAAACAAGCTTGGAGATATCCTCTATGCCCTTAAAAAGCTTAATAAATCCCTAGATAATATGGATATGATCCACCCTGGCCAGAAGATAGTTATACCCCTGATCATCACACCTGTCGCAGGTAGAAAACCGCCTGTAAACAGCGAAGGTATAGAAACTATCTCAATTACTGATCTGGAAAACCCGGACCTTTATACTGTTATGCCTGGTGACAGCATTATCAGGATACTGGATAAAAAATACTCCATGCCTGAAAGCGAGTTTTATAATGAATACCTTGATCAGCTTAAAAAGCTCAACCCCAGTCTGACAGATCTGAATACCATATATCCGGGCCAGAAGGTCAGGCTGCCAATATATTCACCAAAGATCGTCAGGGGAAAGATCAGGGAAGGTGCCCCAAAAAAGGAGGAAGATAAAGAGGGCATAAATATGCAGAATAAAGAAATGGGGTATCACCTGGGCAGGATCTTCACCCTTATTGGGGAGGAGTGGCTTAATCAGGGAAAACACTATATCCCGATTAGAACAGGCGGCCAGATAGATCTGAACACAGAGACCTATCCGATAATCAGCCTCAGGAATGGGGATAAGATTATTGTGGATATATATTCGACACTCCCTGAAAAGATGGCCGAACTCATAACATCAAACTGGGAAAGCTATCGGATAATCCATATAGCCGACACAGATGATCTGGGAAAGGCATTGGATAAGGCAATAGCGGCAAGCAATTTTTCAAAGGTATATGGAAAGGATGAGAGCCTGGTGTTTGAGGATGGCTTCAGGCTTGAAATAACTGCGGACTGGATAATAAGGACTGTGCCAGAGGCCTCAGATGAAAAAATCAGTATAATATGCCTGAACCTTGGTGATAAAGGTCAAAAAAATATACCTGCCTCCCTTAACAGGTATCTTGAGGGGCATGGCATAAGGATTATCAACTACCCGGAGAAAGAGGCAGGCGAAGAAGAGACTCTCCCTGAAAAAAGTCCGGTTAGCCTTGGTAACAGCCTAAACAGGGTTATTGAAAAGATACTTGAACTGGCTGAACAACCCTTTTCAGGAAAGAGGGATATCCCTATCTATAGTGAAGAAGGGTCTGATTTTAACCTGACTATAAAGGCTGACTATATTTTTAACAGAAAGGGTAGAGAGCATATTATAGATATGAACGGCCTTGAAGAGGATGTTATTAAACTTTTAAAAGAGGGCGGTTTTTCTGTTCTCTCCCTTGCAGGTGAGACAGAGCTGTTAAAGGTCACAGGCAGGGTGCTTGGTTTTCTTGGTGAAGAATGGAGTGATACAGAACAGGGTTTTTATGCCCTGCCAAAAGAGGGGCAGGGTAATGTTAGGCTTATTATCCCGGGGGTCATCTACAGGGATATAAAGGGCAGAGTGAACCTGTTTACCTTTATCAGGCCGATTCGGGAGATTTCAGGGCTTCTGGCCGGAAATGTTGACAGCATCTTTATTTTTAGCAGGCCTGAAGAGGCGGGGGAAAATGAGCGCAAAGATACTGGTAATTGA